The Rhodobacter sp. genome segment CCCGAAGACCTGATCGCCACCCGTCCGGTGCACCCCCGCCCGTCCGCCCGATTGCTGCGGGTCGAGGGCGCGACGATGACGGACCGGCATGTATCGGACCTGCCGCAGATCCTGCGTCCCGGCGATCGTTTAGTGCTGAACAATACCCGTGTCATCCCCGCCCGCCTGTTCGGCGAACGCCTGCGCGACAGCCGTGACGGCCCGGGCCGAGCCCGCATCGAGGCGACGCTGATCGCGCCCGAAGGGGCGGGCTGGCGGGTCCTGGCCCGCCCACTGCGCAAACTGGCGCCCGGTGACAGGGTCGATTTCGGCGCCGGACTGACCGCGACGGTCCGAGACCGCGCGGCCGAGGATGCGGTGCTGGATTTCGACCTGACCGGCCCCGCCTTCGACGCGGCGCTCAACCGCGCCGGACGCATGCCGCTGCCCCCCTATATCGAAAGCCGCCGCCCCGCCGATGCCCGGGACCACGAGGATTACCAGACGGTTTTCGCAAAGGAATCCGGCGCCGTCGCCGCCCCGACCGCAAGCCTGCATTTCGACGCTGCGCTGCTCGACAGCCTTGCCGCGAGGGGCGTCGCGACCACCCAGGTGACGCTGCATGTCGGTGCCGGCACCTTCCTGCCGGTCAAGGTCGAGGACGTCACCAGCCACCGGATGCACGCCGAATGGGGCGAGGTCACGCCCCGCGCCGCGGCCGAGATCAACGCCACGCGCGCCGCCGGAGGCCGGGTGATTGCGGTCGGCACCACCGCGCTGCGCCTGATCGAAAGCGCGGCGCGCTCGGGCCGCGTCGAACCCTGGCGCGGCGAAACCGATATCTTCATCTATCCCGGCTTCACCTTTCGCGCGGTGGACGGGTTGATGACCAACTTCCACCTGCCGAAATCGACCCTGCTCATGCTGGTGTCGGCGCTGATGGGCCAGGACACGATCCGCCGCGTCTACGCGCACGCCATCGCCGAACGCTACCGCTTCTTTTCCTACGGCGACTCCTCGCTCTTGATCCCCTGACGCACCCGGACCGGCGCCCCATCATCTTGTCCGAAATACGCACGGGGTTTTTCAAGGGGGGCGTGCCCCCCTTTAAGCGGGGGTGCGGGGGCGGCAGCCCCCGCCGCCCCGCGGTCAGAAATGCAGCGCCCGGCCATAGGCGTCCAGCACGCTTTCATGCATCATCTCGCTCAAGGTCGGATGCGGAAAGACCGTGTTCATCAGGTCTTCCTCGGTCGTTTCCAGCGTGCGGCCGATGACATAGCCCTGGATCATCTCGGTCACCTCGGCGCCGACCATATGCGCGCCCAGCAACTCGCCCGTCTTTGCGTCGAACACCGTCTTCACCAGCCCCTCGGGCTCGCCCAGCGCGATCGCCTTGCCGTTGCCGACAAAGGGGAATCGCCCGACCTTCACCGTGAATCCCGCCTCTTTCGCCTTGGCCTCGGTCAGCCCGACCGAAGCGACCTGCGGGTGGCAATAGGTGCAACCCGGGATGGTGTTCGGCTTGATCGCGTGCGGGTGTCGCCCGGCGATCAGTTCGGCCACCATGACACCCTCGTGGCTGGCCTTGTGGGCCAGCCAGGGCGCGCCGGCGATGTCGCCGATGGCGTAGAGACCGGGCACGCCGGTGCGGCAGTATTCGTCGGTCACCACATGGGTGCGGTCGATCGTGACCCCCAGCGACTCCAGCCCCAGGTTCTCGACATTGCCGACGATGCCGACGGCCGAGATCACCGTGTCGAACGTCGCGGTTTCCGTCTTGCCGTTTGCCTCCAGATGCGCCGTCACCATGCCGGCGCCGCGCTCCAGCGCCGTCACCGTTGTCTTTTCGCGGATCACCATGCCTTGCTTTTCGAATTGCTTCCTGGCAAAGGCGCTGATCTCGGAATCCTCGACCGGTAGTGCGCGGTCCATCACCTCGACCACCGTGGTTTTCGCGCCCAGCGTGTTGAAAAAGCTGGCGAATTCGATGCCGATCGCGCCCGAGCCGATGACCAGCAAGGTCTTTGGCATCCGTTTCGGCACCAGCGCATGCTTGTAGGTCCAGACCAGATCGCCGTCCGCCTCGAGGCCCGGCAACGCGCGCGCCCGGGCGCCGGTGGCCAGGATGATGTTCGGCGCCGTCAGCGTCTCGGTGCCCTTGTCGGTGGTCACCCGGACGGTGCCCGGAGCCGGCAGGGTGGCTTCGCCCATCACCACGGTGATCTTGTTCTTCTTCATCAGGTGGCCGATACCGCTGGAGAGCTGTTTTGCAACCCCGCGCGAGCGTTTCACCACCGCGTCCAGGTCAAACCCGATGCCCTGCGCGCTGAGGCCGAAATCCTTGGCCCGGTTCATCAGATGGAACACTTCGGCCGAGCGCAGCAGCGCCTTGGTCGGGATGCAGCCCCAGTTCAGACAGATTCCGCCCAGATGCTCGCGCTCGACGATGCAGGTCCTCAGACCCAGTTGCGCGGCCCGGATCGCGGCGACATAGCCGCCCGGGCCCGCACCGACGACAACGACATCAAAGCTCTGCTCGGCCATGGGGCGCTCCTCTGACACTTTCGGTTGAAAATTAGTTGAGCATTAAACTATCTTGCCGGCAGGCGCAATCAGGCAGTTCAGCCGCCCAGCTCCCGGACGATGGCGCCATAGGCGCCGGACTCGAGAAACGCCCGTTCGGCCGGTGTGTCCTGCCGCCCCAGCGCCGCGTTGCGAAACGGAAAGCGGCCAAAGCGGCGGATCACTTCGCGGTGCGCGCGCGCGTGCAGCAGGTTGTTCTCGGCCTCGGGCATCCGGGCTTTGAACAGGGCGACGCAGCGGTCCTGGTCGATGATCGTTTCCGAATGCATCAGCGGCAGGTAGAAGAACTGCCGCAACGGCGGTTCGATCCCGAGATCGGCCTTTTTCTGCCAGGCAAAGGTTGCGACCTGGCGCGCCAGCGGGTCGGTGGCAAAGGCGCGGCCCTGGTCGCGGAACATGTTGCGCGGGAACTGGTCGGTCAGCAGCAGATAGGCCAGGATCCCGTCCGAGCAGGTCAGCCAGGGGCGCAGGCCACCGGCGTGCGCTTCGGTCCAGTCGCTCAGAAACCGGCGGCGGACCTCGTCGTCGATCTCGGCGCTGCCGGCATACCAGCCGGCCGGGCCCAAATCGTTCCAGTAGCCCAGGATGGCCTCGGCCCGCGCACTGATCGCCATGATTTCCTCCCGTCTTTTCCGTAGCCTGCGCTGATGGAACCGACGGGTCAAGCCCTGTGCGCGCTCAGTGCGGCGGGCTCTCGGTCTCGGACCGTTCGAGCGCGGCCTCGACCGAGATCACCGACGCCGTGGGCGACATCGCCGTATAGGTCCCCGAGGAATCGGGGGTGCTGCGGCGCTGCGTCATCCGCCAGGCGGCATACAGCGCCATCACGCCGAAAATCAGCGCCATGAACAGGAAGAACCCGGCCGGCCCGATCGCGCCCATCATCCAGCCGGTGACGATCGGCCCCGAGATCGCGCCGACCCCGTTGATGAAGATCAGCCCGGCCGAGGCCGCCGCCATGTCGGCGCTGTCCAGATAGTCGTTCACATAGGCCAGCAGCAGGGAATAGAGCGGGTTGGATATCCCCCCCATCAGCGCGCCGACCACGATCAGCAGCCAGAAAGGGGCCTCGGTCACCACCGGGATGGTCAGCACCGCCGTGCCCGCGACGGCCAGCGCCAGGATCAGCTTGCGCCGGTCCATGCGGTCGCTGAACCAGCCGATGGGGAATTGCAGCACCAGCCCGCCGACATAGATCGACGCGACGAAGATCGACAGGTCGCGCACGCTCAGACCGGCCTGCGTGCCCCAGACCGAGGCCATGCCGAACTGGGCCGAAAAGACCCCGCCCAGCAGGAACATGCCGACGCAGCCCAGGGGCGAGGCCTGATAGAGCGCGCGAAAGCTCAGGGGTTTCGTGGTGTCGAACGCCGGCGCCGGCGCGACCGACAGCAGGATCGGCGTAAAGGCCAGCGACACCAGCACCGAGGGGATGACGAACAGGATATAACCCGAGGGGTCGGCCAGGTTCAGAAGGATCTGCGCGGCGATGATCCCGATCATCTGCACGATCAGATACAACGACAGCGCCTGCCCCCGGGTTTCGTTGGTCGAGGCGTTGTTCAGCCAGCTTTCCGAGGTGATGTAGACGCCCGAGAACGAGAACCCGATCAGCACCCGCATCAGCGACCAGGCGATCCAGTGCGGCGCGGCGGCATAGAGGATCAGCACTGCCGAGATCATCGATCCCAGCGCCGCGAACACGCGCACATGGCCAACGCGGCGAATCATCTCGGGCGCCAGGCGCGACCCGAACAGGAAGCCGATGAAATAGCACGACATGACGATGGACATCTGCGTGGTCGAGAAATTCTCGATCGCGCCGCGGATGCCCAGCAGCGTGCCCTGCATCCCGTTGCCCAGCATGAGCAGCATCAGCCCCAGCAGCAGGGCCCAGGTCGAGGCGAGAACTTTCAGCATCCGAGGTCCCTCTGTTCGCGGTAGGGGCCTTTAGCCCTAACACGAATACCTCGCAAGTGGCGACCGAAAGCGGCATTTGGCGGGGGATTCGGTGCCTTCCGGGCGGCGCGGCCCCGGCAAAATAGCAGGCGCCGCGCAAAGGGGTGCGCGGCGCCGGTCGGTCGGGCAGGGGGCGTCAGCGGACGATCTGGCCGCCGCCCTGGGCCCAGGTGTGCAGGTTGCCCAGGTTGTGGACGGCTTCGAACCCGTGCTGGCGCAGGATGCCCGCCGCCCGGCCCGAACGCGCGCCCGAGGCGCAATACAGGTAGATCGCGCTGCCGTCCTTGTGCGCCTTGGCCAGCGCCTTGTCGAAATGCCCCGAGCGCGGGTCGGCGGTCATGTGCAGGCGGCTGAGCGGCAGGTTCAGCGCGCCTTTGGCCTTGCCGGAATGGCGGACCTCGTCCTCTTCGCGGACGTCGATCACCAGCGCGCGCTTTTCGGCGACCGCCTTGACCGCCTCGGCGGGATCGACGGCGGCGCCGGGGCTCATCAGGTTGTTGAAGAAGTTGAACATCGCTTGGGCTCCTCGGGGGAAAGGATGGGATGGGTTCGGGTTGATGCTTCGACGGCTGATATAGCAGGTCCCAAAAAATATTCAAGATGAAGAATATGTTTTTCCGCGCCGCGGCAATTTCCTGTGTGACACGGGCGCGGGTTTCCTGTTTGTTCCGCTTTTCGCATTGGAGACTCGGCTCTTTCCCGCTATGGTGCCGCTCGCACTGGGGCTCGGGCGGGAATTGGGCATGGCGGAACAGAAGTTCATCGAGATCAGGGGCGCGCGCGAGCACAACCTCAAGGGCGTGGACGTCGATATTCCGCGCGATCAACTGGTGGTGATCACGGGGCTGTCCGGTTCGGGCAAGTCCTCGCTCGCGTTCGACACGATCTATGCCGAGGGCCAGCGCCGCTATGTCGAATCGCTTTCGGCCTATGCGCGGCAGTTCCTGGACATGATGCAAAAGCCCGATGTGGACCATATCGCCGGTCTGAGCCCGGCGATTTCCATCGAGCAGAAGACAACCTCGAAGAACCCGCGCTCGACCGTCGGCACGGTGACCGAGATCCACGATTACCTGCGTCTGTTGTTCGCCCGCGCGGGCACGCCCTATTCGCCGGCCACCGGCCTGCCGATCGAGGCGCAGCAGGTGCAGGACATGGTGGACCGCGTGCTGACCCTGCCCGAGGGGACGCGCGCCTATCTGCTGGCGCCGATCGTTCGCGACCGCAAGGGCGAATACAAGAAAGAGATGCTGGAGCTCAGAAAGCAGGGGTTCCAGCGGGTCAAGGTGGACGGTGCGTTCCACGACCTGGACACGCCGCCCGATCTGGACAAGAAATTCCGCCACGACATCGACGTTGTGGTGGACCGGATCGTTGTGCGCCCGGGGATGGAAACGCGGCTTGCCGACAGCTTCCGCACCGCGCTGGACCTGGCCAGCGGCATCGCGATTCTGGAAATGGCCCAGGCAGCCGAGGGCGAAACCCCCGAACGGATCACCTTCAGCGAGAATTTCGCCTGTCCCGTCAGCGGCTTCACCATCCCCGAGATCGAACCGCGCCTGTTCAGCTTCAACGCGCCCTATGGCGCCTGCCCGGCCTGTGACGGGTTGGGGGTCGAATTGTTCTTCGACGAGCGGCTGGTGGTGCCGGATGCGCTGTTGCGGCTCGAGGACGGCGCGATCGCCCCCTGGCGCAAGGGCAAGACACCCTATTTCCTCCAGACCATCGAGGCGCTGGCCAAGCATTACGGCTTTGACGCCAAGAAACCCTGGCGGGATCTGCCCGAGCGGGTGAAGCAGGTTCTGCTGCGCGGCTCGGACGGCGAGGAAATCCCGTTCCGCTACGACGATTCCGGCCGTGTCTATCAGGTGACCCGGGTGTTCGAGGGGGTGATCCCCAACATGGAACGCCGCTGGAAGGAAACCGACAGCGCCTGGGTGCGCGAGGAATTCGAACGCTACCAGAACAACCGCCCCTGTTCGACCTGCGGCGGCGCGCGTCTGAAGCCCGAGGCCCTGGCGGTCCGCATCGGTGGCCAGCACATCAGCCAGGTGTCCGAACTGGCGATCAAGGAGGCCCTGGCCTGGATCGAGGCCGCGTCCGGGCAGTTGAGCGCGCAAAAAGGCCAGATCGCCGCCGCCATTCTGAAGGAAATCCGCGAGCGGCTGGGATTCCTGGTGAACGTGGGGCTGGACTACCTGACGCTCAGCCGCGCGGCGGGCACGCTCTCGGGGGGGGAAAGCCAGCGGATCCGGCTGGCCTCGCAGATCGGCAGCGGGTTGACCGGGGTGCTCTATGTGCTGGACGAACCCTCGATCGGGCTGCACCAGCGCGACAACGACCGGCTGCTGACGACGCTCAGGAACCTGCGCGACCAGGGCAACACCGTGCTGGTGGTCGAACATGACGAGGACGCGATCCGCACCGCCGACTGGGTTCTGGACATCGGTCCCGGCGCGGGGGTGCATGGCGGGCGGGTGGTGTCGCAGGGCACGCCGGCGCAGATCGCCGCCGATCCCGGCAGCCTGACCGGGCAATACCTGTCCGACGCCCGCCGGATCGAGGTTCCGTCCCATCGGCGCGCGGGCAACGGCAAGGCGGTGCGGGTGGTCAAGGCCACCGGCAACAACCTGCGCGAGGTCTCGGTCGATTTCCCGCTGGGGAAATTCGTCTGCGTGACCGGCGTGTCGGGTGGCGGCAAATCGACACTGACCATCGAGACGCTGTTCAAGACGGCCTCGATGCGGCTGAACGGCGCCCGCCAGACGCCCGCGCCCTGCGAGACGGTGCAGGGGTTGCAGCATCTCGACAAGGTGATCGACATCGACCAGCGCGCGATCGGCCGCACGCCACGGTCCAACCCGGCGACCTATACCGGCGCCTTCGGCCCGATCCGCGACTGGTTCGCCGGCCTGCCCGAGGCCAAGGCGCGCGGCTACAAGCCGGGTCGGTTCAGCTTCAACGTCAAGGGCGGGCGCTGCGAGGCCTGCCAGGGCGACGGCGTCCTGAAGATCGAGATGAACTTCCTGCCCGACGTCTATGTGACCTGCGAGACCTGCAAGGGCAGGCGCTACAACCGCGAGACGCTGGAGGTGTTGTTCAA includes the following:
- the queA gene encoding tRNA preQ1(34) S-adenosylmethionine ribosyltransferase-isomerase QueA; this translates as MKLSDFDFELPEDLIATRPVHPRPSARLLRVEGATMTDRHVSDLPQILRPGDRLVLNNTRVIPARLFGERLRDSRDGPGRARIEATLIAPEGAGWRVLARPLRKLAPGDRVDFGAGLTATVRDRAAEDAVLDFDLTGPAFDAALNRAGRMPLPPYIESRRPADARDHEDYQTVFAKESGAVAAPTASLHFDAALLDSLAARGVATTQVTLHVGAGTFLPVKVEDVTSHRMHAEWGEVTPRAAAEINATRAAGGRVIAVGTTALRLIESAARSGRVEPWRGETDIFIYPGFTFRAVDGLMTNFHLPKSTLLMLVSALMGQDTIRRVYAHAIAERYRFFSYGDSSLLIP
- the lpdA gene encoding dihydrolipoyl dehydrogenase; its protein translation is MAEQSFDVVVVGAGPGGYVAAIRAAQLGLRTCIVEREHLGGICLNWGCIPTKALLRSAEVFHLMNRAKDFGLSAQGIGFDLDAVVKRSRGVAKQLSSGIGHLMKKNKITVVMGEATLPAPGTVRVTTDKGTETLTAPNIILATGARARALPGLEADGDLVWTYKHALVPKRMPKTLLVIGSGAIGIEFASFFNTLGAKTTVVEVMDRALPVEDSEISAFARKQFEKQGMVIREKTTVTALERGAGMVTAHLEANGKTETATFDTVISAVGIVGNVENLGLESLGVTIDRTHVVTDEYCRTGVPGLYAIGDIAGAPWLAHKASHEGVMVAELIAGRHPHAIKPNTIPGCTYCHPQVASVGLTEAKAKEAGFTVKVGRFPFVGNGKAIALGEPEGLVKTVFDAKTGELLGAHMVGAEVTEMIQGYVIGRTLETTEEDLMNTVFPHPTLSEMMHESVLDAYGRALHF
- a CDS encoding DUF924 domain-containing protein — encoded protein: MAISARAEAILGYWNDLGPAGWYAGSAEIDDEVRRRFLSDWTEAHAGGLRPWLTCSDGILAYLLLTDQFPRNMFRDQGRAFATDPLARQVATFAWQKKADLGIEPPLRQFFYLPLMHSETIIDQDRCVALFKARMPEAENNLLHARAHREVIRRFGRFPFRNAALGRQDTPAERAFLESGAYGAIVRELGG
- a CDS encoding MFS transporter; the protein is MLKVLASTWALLLGLMLLMLGNGMQGTLLGIRGAIENFSTTQMSIVMSCYFIGFLFGSRLAPEMIRRVGHVRVFAALGSMISAVLILYAAAPHWIAWSLMRVLIGFSFSGVYITSESWLNNASTNETRGQALSLYLIVQMIGIIAAQILLNLADPSGYILFVIPSVLVSLAFTPILLSVAPAPAFDTTKPLSFRALYQASPLGCVGMFLLGGVFSAQFGMASVWGTQAGLSVRDLSIFVASIYVGGLVLQFPIGWFSDRMDRRKLILALAVAGTAVLTIPVVTEAPFWLLIVVGALMGGISNPLYSLLLAYVNDYLDSADMAAASAGLIFINGVGAISGPIVTGWMMGAIGPAGFFLFMALIFGVMALYAAWRMTQRRSTPDSSGTYTAMSPTASVISVEAALERSETESPPH
- a CDS encoding sulfurtransferase, producing the protein MFNFFNNLMSPGAAVDPAEAVKAVAEKRALVIDVREEDEVRHSGKAKGALNLPLSRLHMTADPRSGHFDKALAKAHKDGSAIYLYCASGARSGRAAGILRQHGFEAVHNLGNLHTWAQGGGQIVR
- the uvrA gene encoding excinuclease ABC subunit UvrA, whose amino-acid sequence is MAEQKFIEIRGAREHNLKGVDVDIPRDQLVVITGLSGSGKSSLAFDTIYAEGQRRYVESLSAYARQFLDMMQKPDVDHIAGLSPAISIEQKTTSKNPRSTVGTVTEIHDYLRLLFARAGTPYSPATGLPIEAQQVQDMVDRVLTLPEGTRAYLLAPIVRDRKGEYKKEMLELRKQGFQRVKVDGAFHDLDTPPDLDKKFRHDIDVVVDRIVVRPGMETRLADSFRTALDLASGIAILEMAQAAEGETPERITFSENFACPVSGFTIPEIEPRLFSFNAPYGACPACDGLGVELFFDERLVVPDALLRLEDGAIAPWRKGKTPYFLQTIEALAKHYGFDAKKPWRDLPERVKQVLLRGSDGEEIPFRYDDSGRVYQVTRVFEGVIPNMERRWKETDSAWVREEFERYQNNRPCSTCGGARLKPEALAVRIGGQHISQVSELAIKEALAWIEAASGQLSAQKGQIAAAILKEIRERLGFLVNVGLDYLTLSRAAGTLSGGESQRIRLASQIGSGLTGVLYVLDEPSIGLHQRDNDRLLTTLRNLRDQGNTVLVVEHDEDAIRTADWVLDIGPGAGVHGGRVVSQGTPAQIAADPGSLTGQYLSDARRIEVPSHRRAGNGKAVRVVKATGNNLREVSVDFPLGKFVCVTGVSGGGKSTLTIETLFKTASMRLNGARQTPAPCETVQGLQHLDKVIDIDQRAIGRTPRSNPATYTGAFGPIRDWFAGLPEAKARGYKPGRFSFNVKGGRCEACQGDGVLKIEMNFLPDVYVTCETCKGRRYNRETLEVLFKGKSISDVLEMTVEEAQGFFAAVPSIREKMDALMQVGLGYIKVGQQATTLSGGEAQRVKLSKELSRRSTGRTLYILDEPTTGLHFEDVRKLLEVLHELVEQGNTVVVIEHNLDVVKTADWIIDIGPEGGDGGGMIVAEGTPEDVARAEASHTGHYLAPLLKRRTRAAE